AATTAAAACCATAAAAATGGAATTCAATCATCCATAAAACAACATACCAAGAACAGCAAAAGATCCAACAAATAATATCCAACAAAACAGTTTGAAAGATGAAACAATTGTCAAGCTATTCCTTGGAATAAATATCAAATGAAGTCTGCGATGTTTACTCGCACAAAAGAGACAATTAAATCATTCCCATACGCCGCTGACTTACTTATGTTTCAAAGCAAGTAAGTGCAGCACGTAGTCTTCTTTCGAGTCTTCCGGGAGACTCGAAAACACATCCAGAAGCTCCACCTCCTTAGCAAGCATATTACAGATGTCAAACTTCTCGGTCTTTGACAGCCCCGGAATACCACTCAACTGTGCAAAAACTTCCTTCCTTGCCTTTGATACATCGTAGTCGTAACCCATCCGACTTGATATTGTATCAAGTCTAGTTTCCGTACCACGACCAATAGTTGTTAGAGCCTCGAAAAACCTGTCATCGAAACCGACACTACGGCGCCGCTTTTTGCTGGATGTTGGAGCTTCCTTTTCAGCTGTTACAGTCTCTTCCCGCGCTTGGGTTTGGCTTACATTGTCACCCGTTTCGCCGGTCTCCAATATATCTTCAAGTGAGACGTGGTATTCACCATCATCAAGCGATTGGTTGATATCTAACTTCCGATACATCGTAAAAGCCGCCTCCATGACATCCTCCGCCTCATCGCCTGTAGCTCTATCTTTTCCGAATACAAGCTTCCAGTCTTCTACATAAGGCCAGCTTTTATATCGGAAGTTGCGCACACTGTCATCGGCCTAGTTGACAGCGGCAAAGAAAATGAGCGGCAAAGAAAATGATAAAACAATCACAAAATATGGACGTCTATGTATATTGATAAATGAACTTACCCTCACAAAGTTCTCCCATTGCTCGTCATCGCAATCAATCATGTGCTTCCCGTTAACATTGAAGCCAACTCCACTAGTTTTGAGAATGTTCCACAGCGAAGAGTAAGTCTTTTTCCACGTTGTTACCTTCGAGTTTATATGAGGCATTCCCTTCAAGTCGGTGGTCGGAAATTCCTTCTTCATAGCCTCCTCTAACTTACTCAAATAGCCGGCTCGGAACCCGTTGTCAGATTTCCATCCAAGTGCGACGAGCTCTTTCAATGCAACGATTAGAACTTCTTCTTCCCTAACAGACCAACTGCGGCGCTTTTGGTCCGTCTTGTTGACACGGCCGGAACGTGTAGTTCCTGTGCTACCTAAACCACAAGCAACTGTCAAATTACGTGCATAACGTGTGAATGATTATGAAATAGACTGTATGCAAAATAATCTCGTATGAAATTATCAGAACAACGCATATATGGAATAGACATCACCGCAAAATAATCTCATATAAAATGAGCAGTTACTACTTTACTTATCAATCTTTGTTTCCCAATAATACCTAAGTCCAAAGCATGGGAATGAAAAGAATTGCAGATGAAGAGGCAGTCTTAAAGGAaggaaagataaaaaaatacatgtcaTTTTTTGGAAGAAATAATATAACTTCTTATTGATTCAGGATCAGATCCATTCAGGATCATATCCGTTGAGCATGACAAATAGCGAAAAATCAAAATGTTAAAAACTAAAGAATCCATGGAatcatgaaaatattgaaagaaaATACACATGACTAACTAATACATTGGATTGGATTGTAAGTAACCCAAGTAGCAGTTGGGAGTTGAAAGAAACATCATACAACAAAAAGATATAAACAAAATCGAAACACACGACTTTTTGCCAATAATCTGTACACGTGAAAATCCACAACAAAAGAtgatacaaaaaatatatataaagatgaTATAAAAAAGGTTTGAACATGACAtgataaaacataatttatataACTCATTTTCTCATAGAAATGCAGATCTATTCCAATGGCCGAAACATATCATTACATAAAACACCTATGATTCACGTAAAGGGATGGGAGAAGTAAGAAGCATGAAAAACCTTGAGTTGCTTGGCTCATTTTCGCAGCTGTAGGACCACCCTATTGTTGCTTCAATGGACCGCGGTGTTGCTTCTTCTGCTGCGCGACGACCTTGCGGCTGCTTCAATGGAGAGAGACTGTTCCTATTCTGCGTAAGGGTTTCTTTGGCGGGCTAAAGTTTGCTCCGAAAAAAGGGTTTTGGACGTGGGTGTGTTAATTGGTGATGTGCAATGGATGAGGGTACGCTgggaattttaaaatatgtaaaGGGACAATTATGTCCATTCTTAAGTTTATATGACCTAGTAATATGAATACCAAACAAAGATTAGGATTAATTAGCTACAATACCAAACAACCAACCCATATTAATAATATGCAGTTATCCACACTAATTATCTGGTTAATTATTATCCATGTTAATACTTAACCGAGAACCAAACCAGCCCTTAAGTGTatagataaagtaggagagagaaagtgataaagtgataaagtatgaatgttatttatagaaatgggacaagatcaatgggacaaacaaaaaaggaatacgggacaaaatcaatgggacggagggagtattttttatttttggatactatttcacacatatataaataattttactCTTATAACTTATACTCGTTACAATTAATATAAGACTATTTATCCCTTATCAATATATTCAAcaacttttaattaaaattcgTGCTAAAAGATTTCAAcaacttttttgttttagacatttatttttattctaatactttataaattattattaggatcattaattttataaataacatagaaatcaaagtctaatttgttctttttattaattatttgaagttaaagggaatatgaacaaatcggactttgatttttatgttatttataaaattaatgatcctaataacaatttatgaagtattagaataaaaataaatgtttaaAACAAAAAGGATAATGCTAACGATGGctaaacgtgagtggtgctcacatgctcacataaggtatgtagcataacattcctcatatatatatatatatatatatatatatatatatatatatattcactttcataattatatactccgtccacgaaagaactttctacaTTTACACGTCTATTGTATCATACACCTTTGCAGTGCGAGCATATTTGGCAACTTGCGCTTGACAATCTTTCAATGATACATCTAATTTTCTCCTTTCACAGGTGTTCGACACATTGTTGCAAAAGATACACATAACACTATTAATTGTACTGAAAGTAAAATCAGGTACAAAAAatgtatgtgtatatatatccGTGTACAAAAAAATAATGTCACCAAAATCCTAATCACGTACAGAATCGTGATTGAAAGTTGTTGCTTTTGCAAACCCATATATGATCAAACAATTCACTCAACAATCTATAGAAAAGCAAAAATGCAGCGGAAATGAAATGCACGCACAATGGATTGTTTTTATAGCGCAATGTTCATTAATTGCAGTGTACGTTCACTTTAAAATTTCCTTTTACAATGAAGATACATGAATCACTCAATAGAATCCCTCTAATTGAGTGGAATTGATAAGAAAAGAAATATCTTCTAAACCTATCGACTATGCTAGCAACAACTAGACTTTAATAAAGCTAATTTATAAATATCGAACATTCAAGCCTACTGACTAGCCAACAAACGAGTTTCTCACTCAAGGAATATTCGACATACGAGTCTCCACTCAAGGTGTGTTTTTGAACTAGATGTCGTGTAAGATGTTTGAATAATAGCTTCGACCTCCTGCACTTGTATTTTGCTTGAATGAACTGGTATCGAATGCAGTGAGCTTTGCCTATATTTATAGATCCAATATATGCTTGATGGGCAAGAAAAACGTGGTTGGGAACAAGGAATATGGATGTGGCTTCTAGGTTAAACTTGGAGCCaaagtttaggtgttggttaaGGATTTTGTGtacgtgtgttggcctagcggtagGTGGTTAATGTCCAAAGTctgaggtcctgggttcgaTTCCACCGTGGTACGGtcattaaatttctttatttacttgtgtaatttatccaaaaaagaagaagaccaAGTCTTCTTTCTTATTCTTTAACTTTGACAGCCGATTTTCTCTTCCTTTGACTATGTCGTGATTGAGTTTAATCTCTTCCCGTTCATACTTGTGGAATTCGAAACtccatataaatattaattctctttaaaaataagataaaactaaagtattaattcataaaatgaataaataaactattagagttaaaataactctaacaatGTATATAACTGTGTACAAAAGAATAAAGTCGCCGAAATTCTGGTTGTGTATTGAATCGTGCACTGATAATACTAGTCGTGTATAATTTCTATATGAAAATATCAAATTACGCATTATAGAgacaacaaaataataataaaaaaacataGTTTGATGCACAGATATGCAATCGTGTACAGTTCTGTGTCAATATCGTGAACTCGAAGACATGCGACCTAAGAATTTCGTGTGATACCgaaactaaaaataaatgtaTCATTCATACAATAATTGATctgaaatattaaattatgCATTCTATTAGCAACAACACAACTAAAAAACTATGGTTGAgacataaaaatgcatttgagTACAGTTCAgcgaataatgtcattttctCAATAACATGTGACCTATGAATTTCGCGTCTTACTGTAACTAAAAAGAAATGTATTAttcatacaataaaaaattacattatGCATTTTAGTAACAATAAATCAACCAAAAAATTGTATTTGTGGCATAAAAATGCATTTGGTATTATTCGTGTATAATGCTATGTACTCAAGAGCATGTGAACCTTTgtttataaatgaaaattaaaaaaaagaaaaaaaattctctatGAATGTCCGCCGAAAATGACATGAAAAGAGATAATCAAATTTCTTTTAATACAAAATTACTTTATGTCAAGATCAAATAGATAAATTTGTCTTTTTCATTCAAAATTAGCTAgttttgttataattttatgaGGATGGCTTTATAAGTTTCAACCTCGATTTCTTTGGCTACATCTATAATGTTAACACTTATTATTGCTAGTAGGCATTTGATAGGTTGGATCGAAAACCGAATGGAAGTATTAAAACCAAACTAACTAAAGTTATTAAAATAGCCAACCAAACCTAGCAACTTCGCTTTCCACAGATCAAATTGAACTAAACTTCAAATTtcgatttctttgattttttttattaactgAACTTTTTAATACCCAATATGTTTCATAAAAATATGCGATACTTTTGATGGTACGAACTTTAGAAATGTTAAGTGTGCGTGGTGTAAATGGAAAAGATATCTCACTTTGTTATGAGTTGAGTGGTGAGCATGTATGATTTTTTTGCAAACTAGTAGTACATtcgtccgtgcgatgcacgacgaacatagttttgcatcaaaattaaacgatgtagcgtgtgtatcggttaagcgattaggagttaatgtctaaaaccgaaggtcttAGATTCGAGCCCATGTGGCGCAGCCGCGcagcctttaaatttctttattttaccatgttaatttatcaaaaataaataaattaaatgatgtatcaaataaataaaagataaatattaaatatagttagaatataagtaaatgtaaattattttttcttaaaaaataaaataatctacatcaattactcagtaaagatccttaattttattttatagttttgaaaagtatcatttttaatttttcatctatttgatggaaagAGTTTTCACGTCACGATATATAGTTTTAAAGCAtaagctaatcatgcataaaattaattttttctaagttagctcattacctatgccatcttattagaaaagcttcaattgataagtaggaaaataaattatattagaatttattagaatactaataaaagagatgaataattatttgataccaaatcaaagatcttgcattcatctttaatttaagatatatatagaatattttttataaataaaatttgattttttaaaaaaatcatcaaaatatgaaaaagagaatacgagagagagagataatagaaaattgaagaatgcatatgatgaaagagaggagagataaaatatatgagatatgagatttgttgagttttataaatatctttgattgattctttaattacaattttgccacaaactatgttttcatataataaaataataaatagataaattaagaaaaatatgcaTAAAACATAAGAGATTTGTGGTGAGTTAGTGATCAAATTGATTataattggttcaattgagaactTCTCAATCGAATTAACCAAAATTCAACGGTTCGATTCAAATTGATTATTCAATTTTGATTCAATTTTACTCacatctactccctccgtcccgtgagtcttgacacgtttgggttcggcacgggaattaaggagttgtagattagtgttttaagtgtgtaattaataaagtataaaattgataaagtaggatagagaatgtaataaaggtgataaagtaggagagagaaggtaataattattaccaaaaaaggaaacgtgtcaagattcgtgggacggcccaaaaaggaaaacgtgtcaagattcgtgggacggagggagtatataatatgtATGTCCCTTTGAAAAGTATGAGGTAAATAGTGAATCCCGACCATTCCACTTCTTTCtcttacttaaaataaaaaatattactaataacgatgtgtttattttaattgaaaaaaatatatatttttacctatttttcatcatttttacatatttattataatGGAAAATTTTCTTTTGACATGGTGGAATATTTTCTCGGACAATTCTTTTTCACTCATTCTCTCTCAAATATTGGACAATATTATCTCAGGGTAAGAGTGTGaatatatttttcaacattttctcatcttctcacatctagtaaacatatgataaaaaagaagaaaaatataatattttctctatcttttcttatccatcatttttcaatgaaaattttacaatctaagTAAATGCATTCTAATAAgaaatactcactccgtcctaAAGAATGACACTAATTTCAATTTTGAAATGTCCCACAAAAGTATGCACTTTTC
This is a stretch of genomic DNA from Salvia miltiorrhiza cultivar Shanhuang (shh) unplaced genomic scaffold, IMPLAD_Smil_shh fragScaff_scaffold_61, whole genome shotgun sequence. It encodes these proteins:
- the LOC131003052 gene encoding uncharacterized protein LOC131003052, which gives rise to MSQATQGSTGTTRSGRVNKTDQKRRSWSVREEEVLIVALKELVALGWKSDNGFRAGYLSKLEEAMKKEFPTTDLKGMPHINSKVTTWKKTYSSLWNILKTSGVGFNVNGKHMIDCDDEQWENFVRADDSVRNFRYKSWPYVEDWKLVFGKDRATGDEAEDVMEAAFTMYRKLDINQSLDDGEYHVSLEDILETGETGDNVSQTQAREETVTAEKEAPTSSKKRRRSVGFDDRFFEALTTIGRGTETRLDTISSRMGYDYDVSKARKEVFAQLSGIPGLSKTEKFDICNMLAKEVELLDVFSSLPEDSKEDYVLHLLALKHK